The genome window TAAAATCACTCTTATTTTAATTAATAAAACTTTAAAAATTATATTTTAATTAACTTATAAACACAGATAATATCTTTAACTTTGAATATTATAAATTAGATCAATTTTACCGATGTGATACTATGGATGAACATGTAATAGAGGCACTTGGAAAAACAAGAGTAGTTGTCAGAGATGGAAAAGTTGTGGAAGTCGGAGAACCAGAAATTAATTACTGCCCTCTTTTTGATAAATACAGGGGAATTAAAGAGCTTACCCCTGAAGCGATCAAAAAAAATATAGAATTTAGAATTAAAGATTTTGGAATGTGCACAGGGGATAGAGTATTGCGTATGAAGGATTTTTTATCATTTGGGGTTTCTGAAACATTAGGCACGCTCCTTGATGAAAATATAATCGATTGTGCAGTTATTGTCAGTGAAGGGTGTGGAACTGTGATTGTAACTGATCCTGAATTTGTTCAGGGCATGGCCGGTAGAATATCTGCTTTTTTAAGCACTTCTCCAATTACCGAAATCATAGACGCAGTCGGAGCTCAAAATACCCTTGATCCTGAAACTGCTGAAATTGATCAGATTAAAGGAGCATTAAAATCTATTGGTATGGGTTATAAAAACATAGCAGTTACAATAATATCTCCCGAAGATGCAAAAAGGCTTAGAGAAATTGAAAAAGAACATGAAGACATTAAAATTTATATATTCGCTGCTCATGTAACTGGAATGTCAAAAAATGATGCAGAAGCTCTATTTGATACTGCAGATGTTGTGACTGGTTGTGCATCAAAGTATATAAGAGAAGTAGGAAAAGATCGAGAAGTATTCGCAGTTGGAGCTTCAATACCTATTTATGGAGTTACTGAAGATGGAGAAAATTTTTTAAAGATAAGAATTGATAAAATTGGGGGTTTAAAGGATAAACCACATGCTAAAATACCTGATCCTTTAATTTAGTAGAAATACGCCAATAAAAATTAATCTATCCCTGCAAGGGCACGAATCAGAGAACTCTGGGTTATAAGGCCTACAAGAATTCCATTTTCTGCCACAGGAATTCTCTGATAACCTTTATCTGCCATTACTTTTGTAATTTCCATGATAGGTGTGTCTTTGTTTGCCACATACAGATCTTTACTCATTAAATCACCAACTTTGAGACCTAAAGCTTCTCCCCCCGCTAAAAGAACATCTCTATGGGTTATTATTCCCACAAGTTTCTTATCATCAACAACAGGAAGTCCCCCAACATTACATCTCATCATTTTCAATTTAGCGGCTGCAACAAGGTCATTTGGTGAAGTTACATGAACCTCTTCTATCATAATGTTCTTTGCCTGTAGTTTTTTAATCATAAGTTTATTTTATTTTAACATATATATTAAGATAAAGACCAAAATTTTAACAATTTCAATTTTTTTAACTACGAGGGATTAAAAGTGACTCAATTAGAATCTGCTAGAAAAGGCCAAATCACCAATGAAATGGAAAAGGTTGCAAAAGAAGAGAATATAGAAATTCAAAAACTTATCAAACGATTATCAAAAGGATATATCACAATTCCAAAGAATGTTAATGGTAAAAGTATTCCTAAGGGCATTGGTAAGGGATTAACTACCAAGATCAACGCTAATGTAGGTTCATCTTCAGAAATAGAAAACATAGAAAAAGAAGTGGAAAAAGCCAGAACAGCGGTTAAATACGGCGCTGATGCTGTAATGGATTTGAGCACGGGTTCACATTTAAAGGGGGTTAGGAAAGAAATAATAGGGGCAATTGAAGTTCCAATTGGAACTGTTCCTATATATGAGGCGGCTGTGGGAGCATCTAAGAAAAAAGGTGCAGTAATCAACATGGATGAAGATGATATGTTTAACGCCATAATCAACCAGGCTAGAGAAGGCGTTGACTTCATGACTATTCATTCAGGAATTACAATGGACACTGTAGACAAAATAAGAAATTCAAACAGAATTATGGGTATTGTAAGCCGTGGAGGAGCATTTTTGGCCGCATGGATACTTCAAAATAAAGAAGAAAACCCTCTTTATAAAAATTTTGATTATTTACTGGAAATAGCCCATGAATATGATGTAACCCTTAGTTTAGGGGATGGATTAAGGCCAGGATGTCTGGCGGATGCCTCAGATATTCCCCAAATTCAGGAACTAATAATACTTGGTCAGCTTGTTGAAAGGGCCAGAGAAGCTGGAGTTCAAGTCATGGTTGAAGGGCCAGGGCATGTTCCACTTGATCAAATTGAAGCAAATATGAAAATTCAGAAAACAATCTGTAAAGGGGCTCCATTTTACGTTTTAGGTCCAATTGTAACTGATCTTGCTCCGGGCTATGATCATATAACCTCTGCAATCGGAGGTGCCATAGCCGCCTTTTCAGGGGCTGATTTCCTATGTTATGTCACTCCAAGGGAGCATCTTGCAATTCCTGACGTTGAAGCCGTAAAAGAGGGTGTTGTTGCATCTAAAATAGCTGCACAAGCTGCTGATGTGGCTAAGGGAATAAAAAGTGCATGGAATAGTGAGCTTCAGATGGCCAGGGCAAGAAGATGTTTTAACTGGGAAAAGCAGTTTGAGCTGGCATTTGATCACGAAACACCGCGTAAATACAGGGAAAGTACACCTACAAAGGGCGATATGTGCACTATGTGTGGGGAATTCTGTGCTTTAAGGATTGTAAGGGATAATTTAGGTTAGAACTTTCTTTTTTTATTTTATATTCTATTTTAATTGTTACTGGATACTCTTCGAAAAAATAAAATACTTAAACATATAAAAGTATTACTTGGTGGTAATATGAGATCCAGAATTAACATGCTTCGAAATACGAGCACATATGCATTTGATTCATGTCCAACATGTGGATCTGATATGTTAATAAAAATAGATGAATATAACTATCCAACTGGATGGTTAGAAGTATATGAATGCCAGGGATGTGGATCTGTAATTGAAAAAATAATAGATTAAATAACGGGTTTTAATAACGGGCTTAATTTTTGTTAAAATCTATTATAAACTAAATTATGGATTCTAAGTAGAATTAATCAGGTTAATTTGGATCAGAAATTAGTTTTAATTTTTAAAGTTTTAAATAACTATTAGTATGTGGGTTTAAATATAATTGAACATTGAAGGAGTGGATATTGTGGCTATGGAACATGTTGAAGGAGAAAATAAGGGTAAAGTAATTCTTTATGCATTAAGTACTTGTGGATGGTGTAGAAAGACTCGAATGCTTCTTGAAAGCTTGAAAATAGATTTTAATTATATTTATGTTGATCTCTTGAAGGGTGATGAAAGATCCGAAATTATAAAGGAAGTACAAAAGTGGAATCCTCAGCTTTCTTTTCCAACAGTAGTAATCAATGATGAGGATGTTATTGTAGGATTTAGAGAAGATGAAATTAAGGAGAAGCTTCAATGAACAACGATATCAGCGACCAGGAACTTGATGAATTTTATAAGAAGGTAAAAAAAGATGTTGAAGCTCATGGATATCATCTAAATCCTGATGTGGAGTTCACTAAATATCTCCTTAAAAATATATTACTGAATGAACAGCGTTATGGCTATGGGTCGTGTCCATGCCGCCTTGCAGCAGGTAATAAGGAGGAAGACCTTGATATCATTTGCCCCTGTGACTATAGGGATCCTGATTTAAATGAGTATGATACATGTTACTGTGGTCTCTATATTTCTGGAGACATCTTAAATGGTAAAAAAGAATTAACATCGATACCTGAGAGAAGACCTGCTCCAAAAGAACGAGAACAATCAAAAAGCGAATTAGGAAGCGTAATTTCTTCTTTAGATGTTCCTGTATTTAGATGCAGCGTTTGTGGTTATTTATGTGCAAGGGAAGAACCTCCAGAAGTATGCCCAATCTGTAAAGTTGGAAAAGAACGTTTCAAAAGGTTTATTTAAACTAAAATTTCTCTATTTCTTTTAATAACTAAAACAAATATTTAAATTCCATTTTTATCTATTCATTTTCACATTTAAGAATTCTAAGTTAAATTATATCCATAAAATTAGGATTTTTGATTAAAAATAAATAATAAATATTTATCCAACAATATTATTACTGTATATAAATTGAAATGTTTTGGCTGATTTAATATGGCGTCCATTCTGAACTTTGCTAAAAAAAATACAGATAATATAATTACTCCTTTTGGCCAAACTGATGTTTTACTGATTTATGCAATTGTTGCAGAAAAATTAAAGAAATATTTAAAGAATCGAGAACTTGCAAGTAAAATATGGCTGCCGAAAGGATATGTCCGCTATTTACTTAAAAGAGGATCAAAATTAGATCCTCTATATGTTGAAGAACTGGTTAAAGCTGTGGATTTAGATTTTTTAGAGCTTAGATCAAAGGAAAAGCACTTGAAAGATGCAAAAAATGATATTACAGATTTACAGAATAAGGTCTGGCAGTATTTCCTTCCAAGAAAACTGGCTGATTTCTTTTATGCAACAAATCATGAAAATCCGGGAGGAGAAATAGACAGAATATTTTTTGATATTGACAGATTTAAAGGAATTTCAGCAGAGCAGGCACAGATAGCTACAAAAATTTTTGTAGAAACCATAAAAGAAGATAAAGAACTCCCTAATGTACTTGGAGACATTGATCCATTTATTTACTGGACTGGAAATTCATTTCATGTCTTTTTCTTTTTAGATCACAAGGAGCCGAATTCATTTTATGAAAAATATTTCCGGTATTCAAAAGATGACCCTGAAAGAAATTTTACAGGTAAATGGGCTAAAAAAGTGGATAAACAGGCTGATTTTAAAGTTTTAGGAGGACATGAAAGACAGGGGAATTCAATAAATATAGACCCATCACAGACTCCTTCAGGTAAATTAAGCCGAGTACCGTTAGGTTCGCTCCATATGAGTGATCCAGATACTGTGGATGGGGTTTCAGTTCCTGTAACTGAAAAAATGCTTTATGATGAGGAATTATGGGTTAAACTGGCAAATTACAGGCCAAAAGATATCATTGAAAATCTCAATCAATTTGAAAAATGCTTACCTGAAGATTTCAGGTGATTAAAATTAATTTTGGAGCTTTCACCAGGACCCTTGAAAGAATTGAAAATACCAGTTCTCAAAATGAAATGGTAGCAATTTTATCGGGGCTTTTTAAAGATATTGAGCCAGAAGAAATAGATAAGGCATGTTACATGGTGCTAGGACGAATAGCACCCCCATATGAAAGTATTGTTCTTGGATTAAGCGAAAAAACGGTTCAATCTGCAATATCTCTTGCAGGTGGAATTCCAAAGGATGAAGTTGAAGAAAAGATACGTAATCTTGGAGATATTGGCGAAGTAGCAGTTAAAATGGTTAAGAATATGGAAAATCCTTTTAAAGACTATTTTGATTATACTGGAGAACTATCTGTAAAAGATATCTTTGATGGTTTAAGGAAAATTGCTTATACATTTGGAAAAGGTTCTCAGGAAATTAAAAAGAAAATACTGGCTTCAATGCTTATAGAAGCTGACGAAGTGGGCAGAAAATACATCGCACGGCTTGCTGAAGGCACTATGCGCATTGGCGTTGGAGATATGACTATTTTAAACGCTTTATCTGTTGCTTTTTTCGGTTCAAAACAAAAAAAGGCAGAACTTGAACATGCTTATAATGTAAGTTCAGATATAGGGCTTGTTGCCAGAGTTCTAAAAAATAAAGGAATTAAGGGCATTAATGAAATAAAAATTACAATTAATAGGCCTATTAAAGTCATGTTAGCCCAACGTGTATCTAAATTTGAGGATATCAGGAATAAAATTAAATCTCGTGATATTTCAGCCGAAGAAAAATTTGATGGTGAAAGAATTCAGGCCCATAAGGATGGAAAGAGTGTTAAATTATATTCGCGCCGTTCGACCGACGTAACCTCTCAATTTCCTGATCTGGTTGAAAATATTAAAAGATACGTAAATGTAGAAAAAGCGATTTTAGATGGTGAAGCAATGGCATATGACTTTGAAAATGATATTTTTGCTTCTTTTCAGATATTGATGCAGCGGAGGAGAAAATATGATGTTAAAGAGTATAGAAAAAAGATTCCAGTTAGATATATGGTTTTTGATGTTCTTTATGTGGATGGAAAATCATTTATGCACACCGGTTATCCTGAACGCCGGAATAAACTTGAAACACTTATTGAGGGTTCAAAATATATTGCTTTAGCCAATCGAAGGGTTAGTTCAGACATGAATAGCATAGATGATTTCTTTCAGGAATGTTTAAATAAAAATTTAGAGGGTATTGTGTGTAAATCATGTGCAGAAGATTCATATTATCAAGCAGGGGGACGAGACTGGACATGGATTAAATGGAAAAAAGAGTATATCGGTAAACTGTCAGATACCCTTGATTTAGTTATTTTAGGTGCATATGCAGGGAGAGGCAGACGTAGTGGTACATACGGGGCTCTTTTATGTGCTGCTTATAATCATACTGAAGATACCTTTGAAACTGTTTGTAAAGTGGGAACTGGATTTTCTGATAAACAACTGGCAGATATGCCTGAAAAGCTTGCTGATGCTGGAGTATATAAAATGCCTGCAAGGGCAACTGTAACTAAAGAAATGGAGCCTGATTTCTGGTTTACTCCAAAATATGTTGTTGAGGTACTCGGATCTGAGATTACTAAAAGCCCTGTTCATACCTGTAACTGGGAAGAAGGAAAAAAACAGGGTCTGGCTTTAAGATTTCCGCGATTTATAAGATGGCGTGAAGAAAAGTCTCCTGAACAAGCTACCACTACAGAGGAAATTTTACAGATGTATAAATGGATTTAAATCATTATTTTAGTTTTATATGGTTGTAAATTTATTTTTCATTTAATTAAATTGTTATAATGATTTTAAATCCAATAATACTTAATATATTTACTTATATTTAATGCCTTTCTTGATAGGATGTAAAGTTTTTTATATACCAATGATCATAAAAGAGTATTACAAAATTATAAAAAATGCATAAAACATGAAATGGATTCTACAGTTTAAATCAATAACAGCTGTAAAGAATCTTATCATGTTAGTATTGGAGGTAAAATAAAATGACAGATGTAATAAAAAGAAATGGCCAAAGAGAACAATTCAAAGAAGAAAAATTAAGAATGTCCATAGAAGGCGCTGTTAAAGATGCGGGGTTTGATGTAGGTCAAAAAAGAGAAGTAATAGAACACGCTTCACAAGATGCTATACAAATGGCAAAAGGAATGGAACAAATAGAAGTTAAACAAATACGTGATACTGTATTAAGAGATTTAGAACAGGATGATCAACAGGTAGCTCAAGCCTGGAGAAATTACGAAAGAACCCATGGAATGAAGTATTAAAATTCCATTAAACCATTTTATTTTTCTTTATTCTTTAACTTAAGTTCATTTTTTTAGCTTTTAAATGCATAATTGTTATATGAAAATTATTTATATCACTTTTCTCATAGTAATAAAGAATTAAATA of Methanobacterium sp. contains these proteins:
- a CDS encoding CBS domain-containing protein; this translates as MIKKLQAKNIMIEEVHVTSPNDLVAAAKLKMMRCNVGGLPVVDDKKLVGIITHRDVLLAGGEALGLKVGDLMSKDLYVANKDTPIMEITKVMADKGYQRIPVAENGILVGLITQSSLIRALAGID
- a CDS encoding DUF2099 family protein, with the translated sequence MDEHVIEALGKTRVVVRDGKVVEVGEPEINYCPLFDKYRGIKELTPEAIKKNIEFRIKDFGMCTGDRVLRMKDFLSFGVSETLGTLLDENIIDCAVIVSEGCGTVIVTDPEFVQGMAGRISAFLSTSPITEIIDAVGAQNTLDPETAEIDQIKGALKSIGMGYKNIAVTIISPEDAKRLREIEKEHEDIKIYIFAAHVTGMSKNDAEALFDTADVVTGCASKYIREVGKDREVFAVGASIPIYGVTEDGENFLKIRIDKIGGLKDKPHAKIPDPLI
- a CDS encoding ferredoxin-thioredoxin reductase catalytic domain-containing protein, producing the protein MNNDISDQELDEFYKKVKKDVEAHGYHLNPDVEFTKYLLKNILLNEQRYGYGSCPCRLAAGNKEEDLDIICPCDYRDPDLNEYDTCYCGLYISGDILNGKKELTSIPERRPAPKEREQSKSELGSVISSLDVPVFRCSVCGYLCAREEPPEVCPICKVGKERFKRFI
- a CDS encoding glutaredoxin family protein, encoding MNIEGVDIVAMEHVEGENKGKVILYALSTCGWCRKTRMLLESLKIDFNYIYVDLLKGDERSEIIKEVQKWNPQLSFPTVVINDEDVIVGFREDEIKEKLQ
- a CDS encoding ATP cone domain-containing protein; its protein translation is MTDVIKRNGQREQFKEEKLRMSIEGAVKDAGFDVGQKREVIEHASQDAIQMAKGMEQIEVKQIRDTVLRDLEQDDQQVAQAWRNYERTHGMKY
- the thiC gene encoding phosphomethylpyrimidine synthase; amino-acid sequence: MTQLESARKGQITNEMEKVAKEENIEIQKLIKRLSKGYITIPKNVNGKSIPKGIGKGLTTKINANVGSSSEIENIEKEVEKARTAVKYGADAVMDLSTGSHLKGVRKEIIGAIEVPIGTVPIYEAAVGASKKKGAVINMDEDDMFNAIINQAREGVDFMTIHSGITMDTVDKIRNSNRIMGIVSRGGAFLAAWILQNKEENPLYKNFDYLLEIAHEYDVTLSLGDGLRPGCLADASDIPQIQELIILGQLVERAREAGVQVMVEGPGHVPLDQIEANMKIQKTICKGAPFYVLGPIVTDLAPGYDHITSAIGGAIAAFSGADFLCYVTPREHLAIPDVEAVKEGVVASKIAAQAADVAKGIKSAWNSELQMARARRCFNWEKQFELAFDHETPRKYRESTPTKGDMCTMCGEFCALRIVRDNLG
- a CDS encoding ATP-dependent DNA ligase — protein: MIKINFGAFTRTLERIENTSSQNEMVAILSGLFKDIEPEEIDKACYMVLGRIAPPYESIVLGLSEKTVQSAISLAGGIPKDEVEEKIRNLGDIGEVAVKMVKNMENPFKDYFDYTGELSVKDIFDGLRKIAYTFGKGSQEIKKKILASMLIEADEVGRKYIARLAEGTMRIGVGDMTILNALSVAFFGSKQKKAELEHAYNVSSDIGLVARVLKNKGIKGINEIKITINRPIKVMLAQRVSKFEDIRNKIKSRDISAEEKFDGERIQAHKDGKSVKLYSRRSTDVTSQFPDLVENIKRYVNVEKAILDGEAMAYDFENDIFASFQILMQRRRKYDVKEYRKKIPVRYMVFDVLYVDGKSFMHTGYPERRNKLETLIEGSKYIALANRRVSSDMNSIDDFFQECLNKNLEGIVCKSCAEDSYYQAGGRDWTWIKWKKEYIGKLSDTLDLVILGAYAGRGRRSGTYGALLCAAYNHTEDTFETVCKVGTGFSDKQLADMPEKLADAGVYKMPARATVTKEMEPDFWFTPKYVVEVLGSEITKSPVHTCNWEEGKKQGLALRFPRFIRWREEKSPEQATTTEEILQMYKWI